The region GAGCGGATGGCTACGGCAAAGACGCTGTCGCCGCCGTAAAACTGGTGCAATCCTTATTTAAAGAAATAGAAAACATCGAGGCATGATAAATCACTTTTACCTAAAATCCTTGACACTCTCCACAAAATTCCATATATTAAAGGATAATATCCAGGTAATTCAAGCCAAAATGTTGCCAGGGAAATCAGCCGGTGTCCCAACGGCGAATTCTTGTGTTTTACCTTTATAGGGGAGGTTCTTTATGGTCACGGTAATGGTTTGTTGTTCAGATACAAAACGCCGCAACAGGATTACCTCCCTTTTGCAGTCCATGGGCCTAACGGTTGTAGCGGAAGCATCCGACGCCCATCAGGCCTTGCGGTTGGTCCGTTCCTCCCAGCCTCGCCTCGTCGTGTTTGATATTGAAAGGTACGATTACTCCGAGATGGACACCGCCTCCCTTATCGCCAGGGAAAAGCTGGCCCCCGTGATACTGGTCACCGTTCCCCACCAGCAGAATGTGATTGACGCTATTAAAGAGGAATACGTCATGTCCTACGTGGTAAAACCGCTCAACAAGTGGGCGTTGGAATCCGCCGTTAATACCGCCCTGGCCAACTTTAACAAGATGGAACAAAAAGAATCCGAAATCAAAAAACTCAAAGAATCACTGGAAACGCGCAAACTCGTGGAGCGTGCAAAACACATCATCATGCGCGACCTTAAACTCTCTGAAGCCGAAGCGTTCCGGCGCCTTCAAAAACAGAGCATGGACAAGGGAATACCCATGAAAGAACTGGCCCAGGCCATTCTTCTGAACGAGGAACTCAAAAAGTAGCAAATAGATCAGCTGTGGGAAGGCTCTTGACCTGCAGAAACCGCTATGCCGCCCCGGCTCATCAGGTTTGATGACCCAGATATACAATATATTTTCGCCGCGGCTCTTGAATTTTAAATACATTGCCGCTAAAATGAAAAGCGATACGAAGGCGTATCCTTTTTAGGACAAAGGCGTCCATAGACAGGCAGAACCGGTCTGTGGGCGTTTTTCATTGTTTCCTTAACAAACAAACGGTTGAGAACGAAGGCGTTCTCGGCGGGAAAATCCTGTCCGGGAGCGCCTTTGTTTTTATAAATAATATAATGAAAGGAGAAATAAAAAACCATGAGAAAAAAATCACTGTCAACCTGCTTGCTTTTACTTTCTTGCGCCGCTGTCTTTCCCTTTCCGGCGCTGGCCGCCGAATCATCCGTCGACCCGGGCGACACCACGTTTATCCTTATCTCCTCCGCCCTGGTTATGCTGATGACTCCAGGCCTGGCTCTCTTCTACGGCGGGATGGTTCGTAAGAAAAATGTGCTTAGCACCATCATGCAGAGCTTTTTCATCATTGCTCTCATATCCGTCCAGTGGGTTCTGGTAGGCTACACCTTAGCCTTCGGCCCAGATAAGGGCCACCTGATAGGCTCTTTTCAGTGGCTCGGCTTCCGCGGCGTGGGTATGGACCCCAACCCTGATTACGCCGCAACAATACCCCACCAGGCTTTCGCCGCCTTCCAGTTAATGTTTGCCATCATAACACCGGCCCTGATTACAGGAGCATTTGCCGAGCGCATGAAATTTTCGGCGTTTGTTCTGTTCACCCTCTTCTGGTCAACATTCGTTTATGACCCGCTGGCTCACTGGGTCTGGGGCGTGGACGGCTGGCTCAGAAACCTTGGAGCCTTGGATTTTGCCGGGGGTACCGTGG is a window of Peptococcaceae bacterium DNA encoding:
- a CDS encoding ANTAR domain-containing protein, which codes for MVTVMVCCSDTKRRNRITSLLQSMGLTVVAEASDAHQALRLVRSSQPRLVVFDIERYDYSEMDTASLIAREKLAPVILVTVPHQQNVIDAIKEEYVMSYVVKPLNKWALESAVNTALANFNKMEQKESEIKKLKESLETRKLVERAKHIIMRDLKLSEAEAFRRLQKQSMDKGIPMKELAQAILLNEELKK